The DNA segment TGGACTGTTCTGATCAATAGGAGGATGCACTGTTCCTGAACTCGTGCGATTCTGCAGTTGAGTGAGTTGGAGGAGAAGCTGCAAAAGAGTGTTAATATCGACATTGGAAGCTGCAGTGGAGCTGACGTCACTGTGAGTGGAATCCATTGAAGAGAAAAAGCAAGAATGTGAGGAGAATCCAAGAGATGAAGATTGGAGGTGATTCGGTACAAAAAACAGATCACGATTAATGAACAAATTCTGTCGAATGAGTGcaaaagaaagggaaagaacGAAGACAAAAGCAATTCCAAGACATGATTCCCTAACTCGCTAATCGGAACACTGTTACCGAAACCCTAGAGATTCCATGAACAGCTCTCATCAGTCTTTACTGTGTGAGTCTGGGAAAGATGTTGGATCTGGAGGTAGATGAAGAAGCTTAGAATATGGAAGATGCCCGGGATTACTTCCGGCGATGATACCATGTGAAAACGGAAGCTGGAAAAggggataataaaaaaatttcagttacaaatattcaaattctacaACTTATACATATTAAGACTCTTACTACtcttcatttcttaatctcttatactaattatcaaaacttctttaaatttaatataacatttttatatattttttattctcattcatttatttttttaattatttacaaacaaaaaaatcgcaaaaaaaaaaaaataaagtgtagccattaatgtaaataaaaaaataaaaaataaaaatataattttgtataactttaatataaataatttatgtcttttttaaaaataaacaaatttaaaatttatttataatatattttttaaatttttttaatataataattattaaaatatattatatagtataaataatttatcTGTTTGGCTCTAGTTAGTCCGAAATGTGAATGTGAATGGATAACTTTGTAACTTTACACGTGCGTCGAAATTATACCTTCCTTAGTAAGCCCAAGCTCTAACTTTTGAAATTCCAAAAGTTTTCTACCGCGCTCATCattatttcattcttttctGTTATAAAACTTTGTCCCTGTTTTTTGTAGTCAACAACTGGAGTGAGTAGTAGGAGTGGAGCCACAGAACAACTTATATCCCTtagcttgaattttgttagatcCTTAATTAGGAACTACAATAAATATGGAGAACGAGGTTGTTCTGTTGGATACATGGCCAAGCATGTTTGGTATGAGGGCTAGGATTGCATTGGCTGAAAAGGGTGCCAATTATGAGTACAAGGAGCAAGATCTTTGGAGCAAGAGTTCTTTGCTTCTTCAGGTGAATCCAATTCACAAGAAGGTTCCAGTTCTGATCCATAATGGTAGATCAATATGTGAATCTGCAATTATAGTTCAGTACATTGATGAGGTTTGGAATGACAAATTTCCAATCATACCCTCGGATCCTTATGAGAGAGCTCAGGCCAGATTTTGGGTTGACTTCATTGACCAAAAGGTACTTGCTTTCACTTGTTTTGACGTATGTGGTTTCCATTAATTTAAGAGAAAGACTATGATTTTCTTGTCTATCATTCAGTATTCTTTCATACATACTACATCCTTTGGGTGTGGCGCTTCCTTAAATCCTGCGTTAACACAAGATGCTTGTGTACCGAGCTGcatctttaatttcttcagATATAGGAGAGATTTGCTTTTCTTCCTTGATTATCTACTTGTcttgaaattttatttctagGGTAAAAAGGTCTACTTCACATTgttgataaaattatagattaaaAATAGGTTCGGATCCTaaacaaacaattttttttaattgtaatctcttagatttttttttcaaaaaattgctATACACTCCAAATCAGGCAGTACAAGAAAATTGACAGCTcatttattttctgcaattttattaatttttaatatttgaatttaacattttttgTTGCATGATAATTGATAAATAGACTTTTCCATATTGGATATCTTTATCAATGCAGTATAATAATACGTGGATGAAACTATGGCTCTCGGAAGGTGAAGAACATGAAACATGTAAGAAGGAGTTGATCTCCAATTTGAAGCAACTAGAGGATATTTTGGGAGAAAAAGCATTTTATGGGGGTGACACTTTTGGGTTTCTTGATATTTGTCTCATCACATTTTATAGCTGGTTTTATACCTTTGAGAATTACGGCAATTTCAAAATGGAAGCAGAGTGTCCTAAATTGATGGCTTGGGCCAAAAGGTGCATGCAGAGAGACACTGTTTCTAAGTCACTTGTTGATGATAGGAAGGTGTATGATTATGTTGTACAAGCCATAAAGAATGCCTTTGGAAAATAGAAGCACACTTCTATTTTGTATAATAAAGGTGTTAGTGCAATAATTATGCATTTTGTATTTGATTGGAATACAAAATGCTTATATAGTATTTGCTTTGTAATATTTCACTTGCTTTACTTATTATCATTTCAGCTTTTCTAATCTGTTTGAGCCAATCTAGACGACAATATCACTATGCTAATAATACCTTGTTAGATATTCTAGTGAGTGGTTGTGAATGTGTTGTGTTATGTTGAGATGGAATCATTTCTATCCAAGAATTTCACACTAATTAATgataaacacaaattaaaaaaaatataatccaaCTTAgggcgaaaaaaaataaaaatggtgtAAAGAAACTAAAGAATAACACAGCTTtgtaattttttcttattttatggatgacttaaaagtataaatttaattgaatatgattaaaaaatatatatactaaaaattagtcacaaaattaattattatacatttgtgtatatttaatttatttttaatatatattatgtattttaatatgtatattatataaataactaatttaattattaatttttttatgtacagATAAGATAGTGTTGAATTTAATTATCATATCATTTTTCGTAACTCAAATACCAAAATAATATTCTAGACTATAGTCTATTTTTCTATCTGGTTGCCGCCCTTGTTGACCTTTTTTCATACTTATCCTATGTCCAAgttaagaactcaaaaaaatatctaattgtTTATATAGGCTTTGTCCTCTTGCTACGTCCCTATCTCACTTCACTTGTTGAGTCTTCTTACAATGGGGGACATTAGCAACAATAATGTTGTTTTGTTAGGCTCAGGGTTCAGCATGTTTGGCATGAGAGCAAGAATAGCATTGGAAGAGAAAGAAATCAAGTATGAGTACAAGGAGGAAGATCTTATCAACAAGAGCTCCTTGCTCTTAGAAATGAATCCAGTTCAAAAGAAAATCCCAGTTCTTATACATAATGGGAAACCAATATGTGAGTCCCTCATAATTGTTGAGTATATTGATATGGTTtggaacaacaacaataataatgctcCAATGTTGCTTCCTTTTGATCCCTATGACAAAGCTCAAGCCAGATTCTGGGCTGATTTTGTAGATCAGAAGGTAAATTGATGACTAGTTagttcttcatatttttttttgaaaagtataggtagacaatgagAATAGTAAACAATATAAACAATGGATGTTGAATATTCAACTTGCTAAGTGTGCAGATGATTATTCTAATGTTAAAGTTTAAGAGGTAATTTGGAGGTGgagtatttttttactttattgagTCAATTCTAGAGCcaattattcacattatttataaaaatcattatctacCTACCAAAACTGCTTTCTTTTGTGCATACATAACAttcattttttgaattaatatgTGAAGCTACAAAATctatgttaaaataaaaaaaatgttaaacaaTGAATAcgatttataaatattaagcaATATTTTGAgccaatcttttttttaatatactattaaaatttaggatttagagtttaaagtttagaatttactctttaaataaatttaattaagtgtattgctgaaaataataaattttgttgattatttagcattgtatttttacaaaatataaaattagtaagTGCCATGATATATAATCTAGATTCTAGAAAATGTTAGTGTACCA comes from the Arachis duranensis cultivar V14167 chromosome 7, aradu.V14167.gnm2.J7QH, whole genome shotgun sequence genome and includes:
- the LOC107459580 gene encoding glutathione S-transferase 3, with the translated sequence MENEVVLLDTWPSMFGMRARIALAEKGANYEYKEQDLWSKSSLLLQVNPIHKKVPVLIHNGRSICESAIIVQYIDEVWNDKFPIIPSDPYERAQARFWVDFIDQKYNNTWMKLWLSEGEEHETCKKELISNLKQLEDILGEKAFYGGDTFGFLDICLITFYSWFYTFENYGNFKMEAECPKLMAWAKRCMQRDTVSKSLVDDRKVYDYVVQAIKNAFGK